One segment of Anastrepha obliqua isolate idAnaObli1 chromosome 3, idAnaObli1_1.0, whole genome shotgun sequence DNA contains the following:
- the LOC129242207 gene encoding uncharacterized protein LOC129242207, which produces MPNTKRRCKGDAVKLIGRHSTRDGEKPPTSKAAAAVSEVAKKHLTVAVTDRSNPLGRITQEQWKVVERKLLEALFAKIDADPSAAVPTFDGAGWFSGVKLLKCKDDPTLIWVKEAVKKLQGLWVGASLEIVDRSCIPTVPKAKVLIPRTVYPEYALKLLQ; this is translated from the coding sequence ATGCCCAACACAAAAAGAAGGTGCAAAGGCGACGCTGTAAAGCTAATCGGGAGGCATTCAACCAGAGACGGTGAAAAACCACCCACTTCCAAAGCAGCGGCGGCTGTCAGTGAGGTAGCCAAGAAGCACTTGACAGTGGCGGTTACTGATCGCAGTAACCCGTTGGGACGAATAACGCAGGAACAATGGAAGGTAGTTGAAAGGAAACTACTGGAGGCTTTGTTCGCAAAAATTGACGCTGATCCGAGCGCAGCAGTGCCTACATTTGATGGAGCAGGTTGGTTCAGCGGCGTCAAGTTATTAAAATGTAAAGACGATCCCACTCTTATATGGGTTAAGGAAGCGGTGAAGAAACTTCAAGGCCTATGGGTAGGGGCATCTCTTGAAATCGTGGATCGGAGTTGCATACCAACGGTACCGAAAGCTAAGGTGCTGATACCGCGCACGGTATATCCAGAGTATGCCTTAAAACTCCTGCAATGA